A region from the Pseudomonas sp. Teo4 genome encodes:
- the rpoB gene encoding DNA-directed RNA polymerase subunit beta — MAYSYTEKKRIRKDFSKLPDVMDVPYLLAIQLDSYREFLQAGASKDQFRDVGLHAAFKSVFPIISYSGNAALEYVGYRLGEPAFDVKECVLRGVTFAVPLRVKVRLIIFDKESSNKAIKDIKEQEVYMGEIPLMTENGTFVINGTERVIVSQLHRSPGVFFDHDRGKTHSSGKLLYSARIIPYRGSWLDFEFDPKDCVFVRIDRRRKLPASVLLRALGYSTEEVLNTFYTTNVFHVSGEKLSLELVPQRLRGEVAVMDILDGSGKVIVEQGRRITARHVNQLEKAGVSQLDVPMEYVLGRTTAKAIVHPATGEILAECNTEMTTELMIKVAKAQVVRIETLYTNDIDCGPFISDTLKIDTTSNQLEALVEIYRMMRPGEPPTKDAAETLFNNLFFSAERYDLSAVGRMKFNRRIGRTEIEGSGVLSKEDIVEVLKTLVDIRNGKGIVDDIDHLGNRRVRCVGEMAENQFRVGLVRVERAVKERLSMAESEGLMPQDLINAKPVAAAVKEFFGSSQLSQFMDQNNPLSEITHKRRVSALGPGGLTRERAGFEVRDVHPTHYGRVCPIETPEGPNIGLINSLAAYARTNQYGFLESPYRVVKEGVVSDDIVFLSAIEEADHVIAQASAAMNEKKQLIDELVAVRHLNEFTVKAPEDVTLMDVSPKQVVSVAASLIPFLEHDDANRALMGSNMQRQAVPTLRADKPLVGTGMERNVARDSGVCVVARRGGVIDSVDASRIVVRVADDEVETGEAGVDIYNLTKYTRSNQNTCINQRPLVSKGDVVARGDIMADGPSTDMGELALGQNMRIAFMAWNGFNFEDSICLSERVVQEDRFTTIHIQELTCVARDTKLGPEEITADIPNVGEAALNKLDEAGIVYVGAEVGAGDILVGKVTPKGETQLTPEEKLLRAIFGEKASDVKDTSLRVPTGTKGTVIDVQVFTRDGVERDSRALAIEKMQLDEIRKDLNEEFRIVEGATFERLRSALNGQVVDGGAGLKKGAVITDEVLDGLEHGQWFKLRMAEDALNEQLEKAQQYIVDRRRLLDDKFEDKKRKLQQGDDLAPGVLKIVKVYLAIRRRIQPGDKMAGRHGNKGVVSVIMPVEDMPHDANGTPVDVVLNPLGVPSRMNVGQILETHLGLAAKGLGEKIDRMIEEQRKAAELRTFLTEIYNEIGGRQENLDEFSDEEIITLANNLKKGVPMATPVFDGAKEREIKAMLKLADLPESGQMVLFDGRTGNKFERPVTVGYMYMLKLNHLVDDKMHARSTGSYSLVTQQPLGGKAQFGGQRFGEMEVWALEAYGAAYTLQEMLTVKSDDVNGRTKMYKNIVDGDHRMEPGMPESFNVLIKEIRSLGIDIDLETE; from the coding sequence ATGGCTTACTCATACACTGAGAAAAAACGTATCCGCAAGGACTTTAGCAAGTTGCCGGACGTCATGGATGTGCCTTACCTCCTGGCCATCCAGCTGGATTCGTATCGCGAATTCCTGCAAGCGGGAGCATCCAAGGATCAGTTCCGCGACGTCGGCCTGCACGCGGCCTTCAAATCGGTATTCCCGATCATCAGCTACTCCGGCAATGCTGCCCTGGAGTACGTAGGCTATCGCCTGGGCGAACCAGCCTTCGATGTGAAGGAATGTGTCCTGCGTGGCGTGACCTTCGCGGTCCCACTGCGGGTCAAGGTGCGCCTGATCATCTTCGACAAGGAATCGTCGAACAAAGCGATCAAGGACATCAAAGAGCAAGAAGTCTACATGGGTGAAATCCCCCTGATGACTGAGAACGGTACCTTCGTAATCAACGGTACCGAGCGTGTGATCGTTTCCCAGCTGCACCGTTCGCCTGGTGTGTTCTTCGACCACGACCGTGGCAAGACTCACAGCTCCGGCAAGCTGCTGTACTCCGCTCGCATCATCCCTTACCGCGGTTCGTGGCTGGACTTCGAGTTCGACCCTAAAGACTGCGTGTTCGTGCGTATCGACCGTCGCCGCAAACTGCCGGCTTCGGTACTGCTGCGCGCCCTGGGTTACAGCACCGAAGAGGTTCTGAACACCTTCTACACCACCAACGTCTTCCATGTGTCCGGCGAAAAACTGAGCCTGGAACTGGTACCGCAGCGTCTGCGTGGTGAAGTTGCTGTCATGGACATCCTTGACGGCAGCGGCAAGGTCATCGTCGAGCAAGGGCGCCGTATTACCGCGCGTCACGTCAACCAGCTCGAGAAGGCCGGCGTCAGCCAGCTGGACGTTCCAATGGAGTACGTCCTGGGTCGTACCACCGCCAAGGCCATCGTGCATCCGGCCACCGGTGAGATCCTGGCTGAGTGCAACACCGAGATGACCACCGAGCTGATGATCAAGGTCGCCAAGGCCCAGGTCGTTCGCATCGAGACCCTGTACACCAACGACATCGACTGCGGTCCGTTCATCTCCGACACCCTGAAGATCGACACCACCAGCAACCAGCTGGAAGCTCTGGTCGAGATCTACCGCATGATGCGTCCAGGCGAGCCGCCAACCAAGGATGCCGCCGAGACCCTGTTCAACAACCTGTTCTTCAGCGCCGAGCGTTACGACCTGTCCGCCGTTGGCCGCATGAAGTTCAACCGTCGTATCGGTCGTACCGAGATCGAAGGTTCGGGCGTGCTGAGCAAGGAAGATATCGTCGAGGTCCTCAAGACCCTGGTCGACATCCGTAACGGCAAAGGCATCGTCGACGACATCGACCACCTGGGTAACCGTCGCGTCCGTTGCGTCGGCGAGATGGCCGAGAACCAGTTCCGTGTTGGCCTGGTGCGCGTAGAGCGTGCGGTCAAGGAACGCCTGTCGATGGCAGAAAGCGAAGGCCTGATGCCGCAAGACCTGATCAACGCCAAGCCAGTAGCGGCGGCGGTGAAAGAGTTCTTCGGTTCCAGCCAGCTGTCGCAGTTCATGGACCAGAACAACCCGCTCTCCGAGATCACCCACAAGCGTCGTGTCTCCGCACTCGGCCCTGGTGGTCTGACCCGTGAGCGCGCTGGCTTCGAAGTCCGTGACGTACACCCGACCCACTACGGCCGTGTGTGCCCGATCGAGACCCCTGAAGGTCCGAACATCGGTCTGATCAACTCCCTGGCAGCCTATGCCCGCACCAACCAGTACGGCTTCCTGGAAAGCCCGTACCGCGTTGTGAAGGAAGGCGTGGTCAGCGATGACATCGTGTTCCTGTCGGCGATCGAAGAAGCGGATCACGTCATTGCACAGGCTTCGGCCGCAATGAACGAGAAGAAGCAGCTGATCGACGAGCTGGTAGCGGTCCGTCACCTGAACGAATTCACCGTCAAGGCGCCGGAAGACGTCACCCTGATGGACGTTTCGCCGAAGCAGGTTGTTTCCGTCGCTGCCTCGTTGATTCCGTTCCTCGAGCACGACGACGCCAACCGTGCATTGATGGGTTCGAACATGCAGCGTCAGGCTGTACCGACACTGCGTGCCGACAAGCCGCTGGTAGGTACCGGCATGGAGCGCAACGTCGCCCGTGACTCCGGTGTCTGCGTGGTTGCTCGCCGTGGCGGCGTGATCGACTCGGTCGACGCAAGCCGTATCGTCGTTCGCGTTGCCGACGACGAAGTCGAGACCGGCGAAGCAGGTGTGGATATCTACAACCTGACCAAGTACACCCGTTCCAACCAGAACACCTGCATCAACCAGCGTCCGCTGGTCAGCAAAGGTGACGTGGTTGCGCGTGGTGACATCATGGCCGACGGCCCGTCCACCGACATGGGTGAACTGGCTCTGGGTCAGAACATGCGCATCGCGTTCATGGCGTGGAACGGCTTCAACTTCGAAGACTCCATCTGCCTGTCCGAGCGTGTTGTTCAGGAAGACCGTTTCACCACCATCCACATTCAGGAACTGACCTGTGTGGCGCGTGACACCAAGCTTGGCCCAGAGGAAATCACTGCGGACATCCCGAACGTCGGTGAAGCCGCTCTGAACAAACTGGACGAAGCCGGTATCGTCTACGTCGGTGCCGAAGTTGGCGCTGGTGATATCCTGGTCGGCAAGGTCACTCCGAAAGGTGAGACCCAGCTGACTCCGGAAGAAAAACTGCTGCGTGCGATCTTCGGTGAGAAGGCCAGCGACGTCAAAGACACCTCCCTGCGCGTGCCGACCGGCACCAAGGGTACCGTCATCGACGTTCAGGTCTTCACTCGTGATGGCGTTGAGCGCGACAGCCGCGCCCTGGCCATCGAGAAGATGCAGCTGGACGAGATCCGCAAGGACCTCAACGAAGAGTTCCGCATCGTCGAAGGCGCGACCTTCGAGCGTCTGCGTAGTGCCCTGAACGGCCAGGTGGTCGACGGTGGCGCGGGCCTGAAGAAAGGCGCCGTGATCACTGACGAAGTGCTGGACGGTCTGGAGCACGGCCAGTGGTTCAAACTGCGCATGGCTGAAGATGCACTGAACGAGCAGCTGGAAAAGGCTCAGCAGTACATCGTCGACCGCCGTCGTCTGTTGGATGACAAGTTCGAAGACAAGAAGCGCAAGCTGCAGCAGGGCGACGACTTGGCTCCGGGCGTTCTGAAGATCGTCAAGGTCTACCTGGCAATCCGCCGTCGCATCCAGCCGGGTGACAAGATGGCCGGTCGTCACGGTAACAAAGGTGTGGTCTCCGTGATCATGCCGGTCGAAGACATGCCGCACGACGCCAACGGTACTCCGGTCGACGTCGTACTGAACCCGCTGGGCGTACCTTCGCGTATGAACGTCGGTCAGATCCTTGAAACCCACCTGGGCCTCGCGGCCAAAGGTCTGGGCGAGAAGATCGACCGCATGATCGAAGAGCAGCGCAAGGCCGCTGAACTGCGCACCTTCCTGACCGAGATCTACAACGAGATCGGTGGTCGTCAGGAAAACCTGGACGAGTTCTCTGACGAAGAGATCATCACCCTGGCGAACAACCTGAAGAAGGGTGTGCCGATGGCCACTCCAGTCTTCGACGGTGCCAAGGAGCGTGAGATCAAGGCCATGCTGAAGCTGGCCGACCTGCCAGAGAGCGGCCAGATGGTGCTGTTCGATGGTCGTACCGGCAACAAGTTCGAGCGTCCTGTGACCGTTGGTTACATGTACATGCTCAAGCTGAACCACTTGGTGGACGACAAGATGCACGCGCGTTCCACTGGTTCCTACAGCCTGGTTACCCAGCAGCCGCTGGGTGGTAAGGCGCAGTTCGGTGGTCAGCGTTTCGGGGAGATGGAAGTGTGGGCGCTGGAAGCATACGGCGCGGCATACACCCTGCAAGAAATGCTCACAGTGAAGTCGGACGACGTGAACGGCCGTACCAAGATGTACAAGAACATCGTGGATGGCGATCACCGTATGGAGCCGGGCATGCCCGAGTCCTTCAACGTGTTGATCAAAGAGATCCGTTCGCTCGGTATCGATATCGATCTGGAAACCGAATAA
- the rpoC gene encoding DNA-directed RNA polymerase subunit beta', producing the protein MKDLLNLLKNQGQVEEFDAIRIGLASPEMIRSWSFGEVKKPETINYRTFKPERDGLFCAKIFGPVKDYECLCGKYKRLKHRGVICEKCGVEVALAKVRRERMAHIELASPVAHIWFLKSLPSRIGLLMDMTLRDIERVLYFESYVVIDPGMTTLEKGQLLNDEQYFEALEEFGDDFDARMGAEAVRELLHAIDLEHEIGRLREEIPQTNSETKIKKLSKRLKLMEAFQGSGNLPEWMVLTVLPVLPPDLRPLVPLDGGRFATSDLNDLYRRVINRNNRLKRLLDLSAPDIIVRNEKRMLQEAVDALLDNGRRGRAITGSNKRPLKSLADMIKGKQGRFRQNLLGKRVDYSGRSVITVGPTLRLHQCGLPKKMALELFKPFIFGKLEMRGLATTIKAAKKMVERELPEVWDVLAEVIREHPVLLNRAPTLHRLGIQAFEPVLIEGKAIQLHPLVCAAYNADFDGDQMAVHVPLTLEAQLEARALMMSTNNILSPANGEPIIVPSQDVVLGLYYMTREAINAKGEGRVFADLQEVDRVFRAGEAALHAKIKVRINETVKERDGSVVKNTRIVDTTVGRALLFQVVPAGLPYDVVNQPMKKKAISKLINQCYRVVGLKETVIFADQLMYTGFAYSTISGVSIGVNDFVIPDEKARIIGNATDEVKEIESQYASGLVTQGEKYNKVIDLWSKANDEVSKAMMANLSKEKVIDREGKEVDQESFNSMYMMADSGARGSAAQIRQLAGMRGLMAKPDGSIIETPITANFREGLSVLQYFISTHGARKGLADTALKTANSGYLTRRLVDVAQDLVVTEIDCGTDQGLLMTPHIEGGDVVEPLGERVLGRVIARDVFKPGTEDVIVPAGTLVDEQWVEFIELNSIDEVIVRSPINCETRYGICAKCYGRDLARGHQVNIGEAVGVIAAQSIGEPGTQLTMRTFHIGGAASRTSAADSVQVKNGGMVRLHNLKQVERADGNLVAVSRSGELAIADEFGRERERYKLPYGAVISVKEGEKVEAGAIVAKWDPHTHPIVTELKGTVTFVGMEENITIKRQTDELTGLTNIEVLDVKDRPAAGKEIRPAIKMVDAAGKDLYLPGTDVPAQYFLPANALVGVADGAQIGVGDVIARIPQETSKTRDITGGLPRVADLFEARRPKEASILAEVSGTIAFGKETKGKRRLVITPTDGSDPYEELIPKWRHLNVFEGEQVNRGEVISDGPSDPHDILRLLGVSALAKYIVNEIQDVYRLQGVKINDKHIETILRQMLRKVEISESGDSSFIKGDQMELTQVLVENERLASEDKFISKFTRVLLGITKASLSTESFISAASFQETTRVLTEAAVTGKRDYLRGLKENVVVGRLIPAGTGLAYHSERKRRRDADKPLRVSASEVEAALTEALNSSGN; encoded by the coding sequence TTGAAAGACCTACTGAATTTGCTGAAAAACCAGGGTCAAGTCGAAGAGTTCGACGCCATCCGCATCGGTCTGGCGTCGCCTGAAATGATCCGTTCGTGGTCGTTCGGTGAAGTTAAGAAGCCGGAAACCATCAACTACCGTACGTTCAAGCCTGAGCGTGACGGCCTGTTCTGCGCCAAGATCTTTGGCCCAGTCAAGGACTACGAGTGCCTGTGCGGTAAGTACAAGCGCCTGAAGCACCGTGGCGTCATCTGCGAGAAGTGCGGCGTTGAAGTCGCTCTGGCCAAGGTTCGTCGTGAGCGCATGGCGCACATCGAACTGGCTTCGCCGGTTGCCCACATCTGGTTCCTGAAGTCGCTGCCGTCCCGTATCGGCCTGCTGATGGACATGACCCTGCGTGATATCGAGCGCGTGCTCTACTTCGAGAGCTATGTCGTTATTGATCCGGGCATGACCACCCTGGAAAAGGGTCAGCTGCTGAACGACGAGCAGTATTTCGAAGCGCTGGAAGAGTTCGGTGACGACTTCGACGCCCGCATGGGTGCCGAGGCTGTCCGCGAACTGCTGCACGCTATCGACCTGGAGCACGAGATCGGCCGCCTGCGCGAAGAGATTCCGCAGACCAACTCGGAAACCAAGATCAAGAAGCTGTCCAAACGCCTGAAGCTGATGGAAGCTTTCCAGGGTTCGGGCAACCTGCCTGAGTGGATGGTCCTGACCGTCCTGCCAGTACTGCCGCCGGACCTGCGTCCGCTGGTACCGCTGGATGGTGGCCGCTTCGCGACCTCCGACCTGAACGACCTGTATCGTCGGGTGATCAACCGTAACAACCGTCTGAAGCGCCTGCTTGATCTGTCGGCGCCGGACATCATCGTGCGCAACGAAAAGCGCATGCTGCAGGAAGCGGTCGACGCCCTGCTGGACAACGGCCGTCGCGGTCGCGCCATCACTGGCTCGAACAAGCGTCCGCTGAAGTCCCTGGCTGACATGATCAAAGGTAAGCAAGGTCGCTTCCGTCAGAACTTGCTCGGTAAGCGTGTTGACTACTCCGGTCGTTCGGTAATTACCGTAGGCCCGACCCTGCGTCTGCACCAGTGCGGTCTGCCGAAGAAGATGGCTCTCGAGCTGTTCAAGCCGTTCATTTTCGGCAAGCTGGAAATGCGTGGTCTGGCGACCACCATCAAGGCTGCCAAGAAGATGGTCGAGCGCGAACTGCCAGAGGTATGGGACGTTCTCGCCGAAGTGATTCGCGAACACCCCGTCCTGCTCAACCGTGCACCGACCCTGCACCGTCTGGGTATCCAGGCGTTCGAGCCAGTGCTGATCGAAGGTAAGGCTATCCAGCTGCACCCGCTGGTCTGTGCCGCGTACAACGCCGACTTCGACGGTGACCAGATGGCCGTTCACGTGCCGCTGACCCTGGAAGCTCAGCTTGAAGCGCGTGCGCTGATGATGTCGACCAACAACATCCTGTCGCCAGCCAACGGTGAGCCAATCATCGTTCCGTCGCAGGACGTTGTACTGGGTCTGTACTACATGACCCGTGAAGCCATCAACGCCAAAGGCGAAGGTCGCGTGTTCGCCGACCTGCAGGAAGTCGACCGCGTATTCCGCGCCGGCGAAGCTGCCCTGCACGCCAAAATCAAGGTGCGTATCAACGAAACCGTCAAAGAGCGTGATGGTTCCGTGGTCAAGAACACCCGCATCGTCGACACCACTGTCGGCCGTGCGCTGCTGTTCCAGGTTGTACCGGCAGGTCTGCCGTACGACGTGGTTAACCAGCCGATGAAGAAAAAGGCGATCTCCAAGCTGATCAACCAGTGCTACCGCGTGGTTGGTCTGAAAGAGACCGTTATCTTCGCTGACCAGCTGATGTACACCGGTTTCGCTTATTCGACCATTTCCGGCGTTTCCATCGGTGTTAACGACTTCGTTATCCCGGACGAGAAAGCCCGCATCATCGGTAACGCTACCGACGAAGTGAAGGAAATCGAGAGCCAGTACGCCTCCGGCCTGGTAACCCAGGGCGAGAAGTACAACAAGGTCATCGACTTGTGGTCGAAGGCGAACGACGAAGTGTCCAAGGCGATGATGGCCAACCTCTCGAAAGAGAAGGTCATCGACCGCGAGGGCAAGGAAGTCGATCAAGAGTCCTTCAACTCGATGTACATGATGGCTGACTCCGGTGCGCGGGGTTCCGCAGCCCAGATCCGTCAGCTGGCCGGTATGCGTGGTCTGATGGCCAAGCCGGACGGCTCCATCATCGAGACGCCGATCACCGCGAACTTCCGTGAAGGTCTGAGCGTACTTCAGTACTTCATCTCGACTCACGGTGCTCGTAAGGGTCTGGCGGATACCGCCTTGAAGACTGCGAACTCCGGTTACCTGACTCGCCGTCTGGTAGACGTTGCCCAGGATCTGGTCGTTACCGAGATCGACTGCGGCACCGACCAGGGCCTGCTGATGACCCCGCACATCGAAGGCGGCGACGTTGTAGAGCCGCTGGGTGAGCGTGTACTGGGTCGTGTCATCGCCCGTGACGTGTTCAAGCCAGGCACCGAGGACGTCATCGTTCCGGCCGGTACCCTGGTCGACGAGCAGTGGGTCGAGTTCATCGAGCTGAACAGCATCGACGAAGTGATCGTGCGTTCGCCGATCAACTGCGAAACCCGCTACGGCATCTGCGCCAAGTGCTACGGTCGTGACCTGGCTCGTGGTCACCAGGTGAACATCGGTGAAGCTGTCGGCGTTATCGCTGCTCAGTCGATCGGTGAGCCGGGTACCCAGCTGACCATGCGTACGTTCCACATCGGTGGTGCTGCAAGCCGTACCTCGGCTGCCGACAGTGTCCAGGTGAAGAACGGCGGTATGGTTCGTCTGCACAACCTGAAGCAGGTTGAGCGTGCCGATGGCAACCTGGTTGCCGTATCGCGTTCCGGTGAGCTGGCCATTGCCGACGAATTCGGTCGTGAGCGTGAGCGTTACAAGCTGCCTTACGGTGCGGTGATTTCGGTCAAGGAAGGTGAGAAGGTCGAAGCTGGCGCCATCGTCGCCAAGTGGGACCCGCACACCCACCCGATCGTTACCGAGCTGAAAGGTACCGTGACCTTCGTGGGCATGGAAGAAAACATCACCATCAAGCGCCAGACCGACGAACTGACCGGTCTGACCAACATTGAAGTTCTGGACGTCAAGGATCGCCCTGCCGCTGGCAAGGAAATCCGTCCGGCCATCAAGATGGTAGATGCTGCTGGCAAGGACCTGTACCTGCCAGGTACCGACGTACCTGCCCAGTACTTCCTGCCGGCCAACGCCTTGGTTGGTGTGGCTGACGGTGCACAGATCGGCGTCGGTGACGTTATTGCGCGTATTCCGCAAGAAACGTCGAAGACCCGTGACATCACCGGTGGTCTGCCGCGCGTTGCCGACCTGTTCGAAGCGCGTCGTCCGAAAGAAGCCTCGATTCTGGCTGAAGTCAGCGGCACCATCGCGTTCGGTAAAGAGACCAAGGGCAAGCGCCGTCTGGTCATTACTCCGACCGACGGTAGCGATCCGTACGAAGAGCTGATTCCGAAGTGGCGCCACCTGAACGTCTTCGAAGGCGAACAGGTAAACCGCGGCGAAGTTATCTCCGACGGCCCGAGCGATCCGCACGACATCCTGCGTCTGCTGGGTGTGAGCGCGCTGGCGAAGTACATCGTCAACGAGATTCAGGACGTTTACCGTCTGCAAGGCGTTAAGATCAACGACAAGCACATCGAGACCATCCTGCGTCAGATGCTGCGCAAGGTCGAGATCTCCGAGTCGGGCGATTCCAGCTTCATCAAGGGCGACCAGATGGAACTGACCCAGGTACTGGTCGAGAACGAGCGTCTCGCCAGCGAGGACAAGTTCATCTCGAAGTTCACCCGTGTGCTGCTGGGTATCACCAAGGCCTCGCTGTCGACCGAGTCGTTCATCTCCGCGGCTTCCTTCCAGGAAACCACCCGCGTACTGACCGAAGCGGCGGTAACCGGCAAGCGCGATTACCTGCGCGGCCTGAAAGAGAACGTGGTCGTGGGTCGTCTGATCCCGGCCGGTACTGGTCTGGCATACCACAGCGAGCGTAAGCGTCGCCGTGATGCAGACAAGCCGCTGCGCGTAAGTGCCAGTGAGGTGGAAGCCGCACTGACCGAAGCGCTGAACTCCAGCGGTAACTAA
- the rpsG gene encoding 30S ribosomal protein S7 — translation MPRRRVAAKREILDDPKYGSQILAKFMNHVMESGKKAVAERIVYGALDTVKARKNSDPLEIFEKALDAIAPLVEVKSRRVGGATYQVPVEVRPSRRNALAMRWLVDYARKRGEKSMALRLAGELLDAAEGKGAAVKKREDVHRMAEANKAFSHYRF, via the coding sequence ATGCCAAGACGTCGTGTAGCAGCAAAACGTGAGATCCTTGACGATCCGAAGTACGGATCCCAGATCCTCGCCAAGTTCATGAACCACGTGATGGAAAGCGGCAAGAAGGCCGTAGCCGAGCGCATCGTTTACGGTGCTCTGGATACCGTCAAAGCACGCAAGAACAGCGACCCCCTGGAAATCTTCGAGAAAGCTCTCGACGCCATCGCTCCGCTGGTCGAAGTTAAGTCCCGCCGTGTAGGCGGTGCTACCTACCAGGTTCCGGTTGAAGTTCGTCCATCCCGTCGTAACGCTCTGGCAATGCGCTGGCTCGTAGACTACGCCCGCAAGCGTGGCGAGAAGTCCATGGCCCTGCGCCTGGCTGGCGAGCTGCTGGATGCTGCCGAAGGCAAGGGTGCTGCAGTCAAGAAGCGTGAAGACGTGCACCGTATGGCCGAAGCCAACAAAGCGTTCTCGCACTACCGCTTCTAA
- the rpsL gene encoding 30S ribosomal protein S12: MATINQLVRQPRKRIVEKSDVPALQNCPQRRGVCTRVYTTTPKKPNSALRKVCRVRLTNGFEVSSYIGGEGHNLQEHSVVLIRGGRVKDLPGVRYHTVRGSLDTSGVKGRNQGRSKYGTKRPK; encoded by the coding sequence ATGGCAACTATCAACCAGCTGGTACGTCAGCCGCGTAAGCGTATCGTCGAGAAATCCGACGTTCCTGCGCTGCAGAACTGCCCGCAACGTCGTGGCGTGTGCACCCGCGTGTACACCACCACGCCGAAAAAACCTAACTCGGCACTGCGTAAAGTATGCCGTGTGCGTCTGACCAACGGTTTCGAGGTTTCCTCGTACATCGGTGGTGAAGGCCACAACCTGCAAGAGCACAGCGTCGTCCTGATCCGTGGCGGCCGTGTAAAAGACTTGCCAGGTGTTCGTTACCACACCGTTCGCGGCTCTCTGGATACTTCGGGCGTCAAAGGCCGTAACCAGGGTCGTTCGAAATACGGTACCAAGCGTCCGAAGTAA